A section of the Oncorhynchus gorbuscha isolate QuinsamMale2020 ecotype Even-year linkage group LG04, OgorEven_v1.0, whole genome shotgun sequence genome encodes:
- the LOC124034442 gene encoding olfactomedin-like protein 2A: protein MWRFTHLLACLLVVCKDVTAQSKIFGETEPVRMTSEGSDCRCKCIMRPLSKDACQRLRSGSVRVEDFYTVETVSSGSDCKCSCTAPPSSLNPCENEWKMEKLKKQAPELLKLHSMVDLLEGTLYSLDLMKVHSYINKVVSQMNTLEETIKTNLTRDNEFVRDSMITLTNQFKRYENYSNIMMSIKKQISSLGLQLLQKDQTETKSQNTNDEKTKDTVKNPNKKPPSSKPPPKPPKEKIVKPKKESTKPGKPVKPDPTAKAKVAGHQPGLVRGITYYKAAKVDGDEHGTGGKDNAAKTHTVHHVKETHSEDGGAEIVLETIEGTTAEPTTTKETATTTTTTTTTTSTTTTAATTASTTMPSTTTTTIVARVERLDRPAPTIMLFLDNSDNNSRPILHRAGKILDCEGTLASIELPEKQHSYGRNEGAWMKDPLAKDSKIYVTNYYYGNNLVEFRNLDNFKQGRWSNLFKLPYNWIGTGHVVYNGAFYYNRAFTKNIIKYDLRMRYVAAWTLLHDVVYEDTTPWKWRGHSDIDFAVDESGLWVIYPSMDYDYSQQEVIIISKLDPGDLSMKKETTWRTGLKRNSYGNCFIICGVLYTVDVYNQKEGEVNYAYDTHTNSEAIPRLPFTNEYAYTTQIDYNPKEKVLYAWDNGHQLTYNIHFVDQ, encoded by the exons ATCTTCGGGGAGACGGAGCCGGTGCGGATGACGTCCGAGGGCTCAGACTGTCGCTGTAAGTGCATCATGAGGCCACTGAGCAAGGATGCATGCCAGCGTCTGCGGAGTGGCAGCGTGCGTGTGGAGGACTTTTACACGGTGGAGACCGTCAGCTCTGGATCGGACTGCAAGTGTTCGTGCactgcccccccctcctccctcaaccCCTGTGAGAACGAGTGGAAGATGGAGAAGCTGAAGAAACAGGCCCCTGAACTGCTCAAG CTGCATTCCATGGTGGACCTACTGGAGGGGACGCTGTACAGTCTGGACCTCATGAAGGTTCACTCCTACATCAACAAGGTGGTCTCCCAGATGAACACACTAGAGGag ACAATCAAGACCAACCTGACTCGGGACAATGAGTTTGTAAGGGACAGCATGATCACACTGACTAACCAGTTTAAGAGGTATGAGAACTACTCCAACATCATGATGAGCATCAAGAAGCAGATCTCCAGTCTGGGCCTGCAGCTACTGCAGAAAGACCAAACAGAGACCAAATCTCAG AACACCAATGATGAGAAAACCAAGGACACCGTAAAAAACCCTAACAAAAAGCCCCCTTCATCCAAGCCCCCTCCCAAGCCACCCAAGGAAAAGATTGTAAAACCTAAGAAAGAGAGCACCAAGCCTGGGAAACCTGTCAAGCCTGACCCCACAGCCAAGGCCAAGGTGGCAGGTCACCAGCCGGGGTTAGTGAGAGGCATCACCTACTACAAAGCAGCCAAGGTGGATGGGGATGAGCACGGCACAGGTGGTAAAG ACAACGCTGCCAAGACTCACACCGTCCACCACGTCAAAGAGACACACTCTGAGGACGGAGGTGCTGAAATTGTCCTGGAAACCATTGAGGGAACCACAGCTGAGCCAACAACTACCAAAGAAACTGcaaccactaccacaaccaccaccactaccacgaGCACGACAACAACGGCAGCAACAACAGCCAGTACTACAATGccatccactaccaccaccaccattgtaGCAAGAGTTGAAAGGCTAGACAGACCAGCCCCCACCATCATGCTGTTCCTAGACAACTCTGACAACAACAGCCGGCCAATCCTACACAGAGCAG GTAAAATCCTGGACTGTGAGGGGACTCTGGCCTCTATTGAGCTCCCAGAGAAGCAGCACAGCTATGGGCGGAACGAAGGAGCCTGGATGAAGGATCCCCTGGCCAAGGACTCAAAGATCTACGTCACCAACTATTACTACGGCAACAACCTGGTGGAGTTCCGAAACCTGGACAACTTCAAACAAG GTCGCTGGAGCAACCTCTTCAAACTGCCTTACAACTGGATCGGCACGGGCCACGTGGTGTACAACGGAGCCTTCTACTACAACCGAGCTTTCACCAAGAACATCATCAAGTACGACCTGAGGATGCGCTACGTGGCCGCCTGGACCCTCCTGCATGATGTGGTTTATGAGGACACTACCCCCTGGAAGTGGAGAGGTCACTCGGACATTGACTTTGCCGTGGACGAGAGTGGGCTGTGGGTGATCTACCCTTCCATGGACTATGACTACTCCCAGCAGGAGGTGATTATCATCAGTAAGCTGGACCCTGGGGATCTGTCCATGAAGAAGGAGACCACCTGGAGGACGGGCCTGAAGAGGAACTCCTATGGGAACTGCTTCATCATCTGTGGGGTGCTGTACACTGTGGACGTCTATAACCAGAAGGAAGGGGAGGTGAACTATGCCTACGACACCCACACCAACTCGGAGGCTATCCCTCGCCTGCCCTTCACCAACGAGTACGCCTACACTACCCAGATAGACTACAACCCCAAGGAGAAGGTCCTGTATGCCTGGGACAATGGACACCAACTCACATATAACATACACTTTGTTGACCAATGA